The Candidatus Dependentiae bacterium genome contains the following window.
AAATTAAAGTTTAAAGGCATTTTTTAAGTATGATCCATCACTCTTTACAACAAAAAATATTTTTCTATTTTGTCATCCCTGAAGGGGATCCAGGCCAATGAAACTCTTAATAATCAAAGGAATATTATCAGAATAAGTCTAAAATAATTCGTAAAAAATTATAAAATTATTCTGGCAGAATCTCTCTTAGGATTATACCGGTTACCGCTGGATCCCCTTCAGGGATGACAAAATAGAAAAACATTTCATTAATAACGCCGCACTATTTTACAAATGCGCGATCTCACATTACCATAAATAAAAAGGCTTTTACACAGGAAATTATCGATGAACATAAAAAAAACCGTATTCATATCGTTATTATTTATTTTCGCCCAATCACATGCAGTTAAAATAGTCACCACCGGTGCACCAAAATCCGGCATTCAAATACTTGCCAATTGCATAAAAGAGATCACCAACATAAAAAAAAGCGCCAATATAAAAGGTGACATGTTGCTCGATGCAAAACAGATGCAACAATATGATTTGATTATAGGAACACCGGTATATAATGAGCGTAATCTGAATATAATTGCAAAACATAATGCAAAAGTCATATACATCATACGCGATCCACGCGATCAAATTGCCTCTACCGCACAAACCATCTATACTTATCGCTCTCACATTCCAGCAGCAAAAAATAAAAGTCAAAATCAAATAATAGATGAACTTATCACAAATGGTTCAGCATTTTATGCCTATCAATATCCATACCCTGAGGTTAAACAGGTAAAAGGAATCGTGGATCTTTATAGTTTCTGGCTCCCCTGGATTGAACATCCAAACACAATTGTGGTAACCTTTGAACATCTCTCGGGCGCATATGGCTCACATGCTCAACAAAAAGAGATCCAACATATCGCCACATTTTTGAATATTCCATGCACGGCACAAAAAGCAACTAAAATTGGCAACAGCCTGCAAAGTGGCGGCCTGTTTGGACTGTTCAAAAAACAACCGAAAGTTGGCAATTGGAAAAACATGTTTAATGCGCAACACAGAAACAAATGCAAAAATATTGCAGGTCAATTATTAATTGATCTCGGTT
Protein-coding sequences here:
- a CDS encoding sulfotransferase domain-containing protein is translated as MNIKKTVFISLLFIFAQSHAVKIVTTGAPKSGIQILANCIKEITNIKKSANIKGDMLLDAKQMQQYDLIIGTPVYNERNLNIIAKHNAKVIYIIRDPRDQIASTAQTIYTYRSHIPAAKNKSQNQIIDELITNGSAFYAYQYPYPEVKQVKGIVDLYSFWLPWIEHPNTIVVTFEHLSGAYGSHAQQKEIQHIATFLNIPCTAQKATKIGNSLQSGGLFGLFKKQPKVGNWKNMFNAQHRNKCKNIAGQLLIDLGYETDVNW